The genomic DNA aaaaggatgTCTCACTGTTGAAGGATACTATAACTTTAGCTGGAATTACAATAAGCACTCAAGTCACGGTTGAACAACCATCCATTCCAGCAGAAAAGAAGAGTAAATTTGTGGTACGTAAGACTTAAATCTcaatgttatgttttttttttttttttttaagacttcAGAAGAATATGTAATTGGATATGTATGTTTGTGGGGGTAATAATAagtgttaatatttttgttaaactttttgtATGGACAGGATGAAACCTTTTTAGTTGATGATCTTTTCACTCATCATAGTGAAATAGATCTTAATTTGGATTCACAAGATTTTTTTACAGAAATTAGTAGGACACCTATCTCAAAAAGCAGATGTATTTGGGTTTGATCCTACACAAAATGTATTGTGCAAAGATGACGTACGAAGATTGAATACTACAAACGCGGGTGAATTTGACATGGATTCTGTTTTGGTGTTCGTTTCTGATGATCGATTTGATGCTTTTGCAGAGTGGCATAAAACAAGGGGGTAAGTTGttcaattatattttactataattgTTACAGATTTATGCTCTTTCGATGCTTATGCatagtgttttctttttgtgtatTTGCAGAATGATTAAGTTGGGTCCAAGTGTAATTAACGATGAATTACTAAATCGAGTCATGACAAGCAACACTTGGCTTCGGAATCCGGTacgtttcaatattttttgtttgtaatgctATGTaatactttaatatatatatttttaattgcaattaaatatttttcaggaAATGGATGCTATGATGTATATATTTCGGGAGAATACATCTTTAGGCCCATTGAAGTCAAATCGTGTTGGCTTCATGAATTGTATGTTTAGCATGCAAATGAAAATCGAATATTTGAAGTTTAGAGAAGGTAAAAAAAGCCACAAGTGGGATTCTATGATCTTGGGTTATGCAAACGGTGACTTGCCTTCTCATGGAAAGACGGGGAAGAAATGGGCATTAGACTTCGACAGAGTTAACGCTCATGTGAACGTCAATAATAATCACTGGATATCTGTGTGCATTAATTTTGGCCTAAGAACTGTTGAAGTATTTGATTGTTCTGGTCTAACCCACAGAAGTCATGTGATCCATTTGCAATCCTTATCCCTCGACTTGTGAAGGAAGTTCAGACCAAAACCTATGGTAAATATCTTCATGTGTCTCCATATTCTATCATTTTTGCTTCAGTGCCACCAAATCTTAATAAGTCATGTTGTGATTGCGGAGTGTATGCACTTAAATACATAGAGTGTCATATGTTTAACCTAGATATGAGTTTGATAAACGATGACAACATTAAAGAAGCTCGTACGAAGATTGCAGTTGATTTGTGGGAAGCAGCATATGATACTGTGTTCATTGAGCGAATGGAGAAGTATGAGCCTCCATCTATGTCGCCTCATATTGTAGAccttagttaaatttttaattgtgcTACGATTAAGATTGTTTCATCTTGTGCTTATTGACattatcatttctttatttatttagattatcTTATTTAGCTTTTCAACACCATCGAGGACACACAAATATTTCAAACACAAATATTTAgcaattcaaaattaaaaaacataagagatccaaTAACATGTATTTGAAACATAAgcaattcaaaattaaaaaaacataagaaatccAATAACATGTATTTGAAACATAAgcaatacaaaattaaaaaacataagaaatccAATAACGTGAACTCCAAATAATGATGTGTAAAAGTTGCTGAACAAACCTATTATTAGATCGTGTTTTCACATGTCGGTATATTGTGGCCTTCTTTACCACAACGGCCACACTTACGCCTCTTCGCTCCTTGTGACGATCTTATCTTGTCTTCCACtgattcatatcttctttttcttcttctaccagCTCCTTTTCTTGTCTCAGGTGGTACAATTTTTACATCACCAACAGTTTCGGGAACACACCATTCATCTTCAACCTATAGGATTAATGGTTTCCTCGTACAATGATTATGCAGCAGTATTGAACACATCATCAGCGTATGGGTACAGACTTTTCCCAATACTAAAACATCCTTTTATGGCATGTTTACAAGGAAGTTTTCCTATGTCAAACTTTCCACATGAACAAGTCCTCTTCTCCAAATCAACAATAAAATCTACTCATTTACCTTTAATCTGTAATATGAATTGAGAAATAGGATAAGCTTTAAACTTTTCACCCTTCTCTATTCTTCtacaaatcttcttctccacctcaATGGTTAAAGGGTCGTTCTGCTGCTCACTTAATGCCCTACGCTCATAAAACCAGCGGGTTAACATTTATCTAATGCTATCTAACAAAGGAATTACCGGATACTCTCTCGGTGATCTCAAAGCTGAATTTATCGATTCAGCAGGGTTGTTGGTGTTTATGTCATATCTATATCCAGGAAAATGACATCTAGCCCATTTTTCACATCAGCCTCCTGTAGATAACCTCCAATCGCCGGACTGATATTGCAAATTTCTGCAAAATGTTTATCAAACTCAGCGACTCTATACGCTTTTGACGCTTTTGCAAGACGACCAGCCACACCTCttcctttataattttttacacaaaagCTAAATCTTTGTCATCCGCAATAACAACCTTAAGCTGCATTAAAAACAACTCCCATGAAgcatcattctcagaatcagcaatCCCAAATGCAATTGGATATAAATTAGAGTTACCATCTACGGCTGTAGCAACTAGTAGAACTCCTTTGTACTTGCTCTTTAAAAACGTTCCGTCAACTACAATGACCTTCCAAATTTTCTTGTAGAACCCTCTTATTGATTGACCAAATGAAATGAATAGATACTTGAATCTACCATGACAATCAATATCATAATTTGTATGCGTACCATGATTCGCCTCTTCTAGCATGTGCAAGTATTTAGGTATCTTAGCAAAACTTTTATCTGGGATTCCTCTTACTTCGTTAACTGCATACTCACGAGATTCCCAAGCTTGGGAATAAGTTAGCTCACATCCATTCTCCGTACGCATAATATTAATGATGTCATTGGGTTTAGGTCCCTCCTTGACACCTTCATAATTATGTTTGATGAGATTCCCGATTGTTCTTGCTGAAGGTGTTCTACCAAATTTCGTTTTCCTTGAAGAAGTACAAGTATGGCTACCCACATACATGTTGATTTTCCAACACGTAGACCCTTCTAAGCACTCAACACGAACACGCCATTTGCAAACATTATCAATACAGCGTATACACCAAAATCTTGTACCAGTTTTAGTAACTCTATAATCGAAGTTATACTTCATCGCAAAAATTTCTAAACTTGCCTGTAAAGCTTCCTTGCTTTTGAAATATTGCCCCTTCTTTACCATAGAATCAACCATCATAGATCTAGCACCAACTTCAGCGTCCTTAGAAGTTATGAAGTTAGAATCATTCAGTTTTGTTTTGCTCACATATTTTGGCAGCTTTTCACGCAGAAGAACGTCAACGCCTCCCTCACTTGAGTCGCTTGGTTCCTTATTCAGATCAATATTGCTTCTATCATTCACTGTGGCTTTAAACGTCACACACAACCATATGTTATTCTTCATTTTCCAATAAGCAACAAAATTCTTCACTTGGCGATCATTCATCATAACAACCGGAGGAGAATCAACACTGAGATCAAAGGGTAAATAACTGAATTCCACATTAACCatattttgttgtatttcaTAGTCTTCCAAAACCATCGTCTTTAGCTCTTCAAGAGTTGAATTGGCATGAAAAGTAAGAAGTCTCCCACGTTTTCCTTCATCAACAATAAATCGCCATTCATTTTGGCCGATACATCTCCATACACCACATGTTacatagatttgcatcataCTGCAAAATAAACTCTTAAATGAAAGAACAGCCGAATTTAGAATGACAAGCGtaggaaaatgatgaaaaacCTTTAACCAAATCGATTTTGTATGTTTTCAGAACACGTTTTCTAAACATATTAGAACGTAATcttaagaatatatatgatttgcaTAATTCAGGGATtacgtaaatattttgttttcttaaatttcggATTCAGTTTCCTTGTTTAACATAATTGTAGaatatactttctaaattatgaaGAACATAGAGTAAAGTGTAGAATTAGTGTTCTAATTTCCGTAGGACACATGATAAAATGTAGATTTTATATTCTGACTTCAgtagaatatgtataaagtgaagaaaacaaattctaaaatttgtaaaatatagagttatgtgtagaatatatattctaatttctgtagaacacatacaaaatccgacttctaaaagttttagaaaatatatttattctaaagttTTCAGAACAAGTAGAGTGCAAAGAATTTGTAATCTACATTATTTAGAACATGTATATATGtagaatttataatctaatatcttcagaatatatacaattagtaGAAGATGTATACTAAATGttgcaaaacaattttttttcaatgttaaaacaccaaattttcatcaaaaacattttatGGCAACATCTTTCTTATttctagaatttgtttttagggaattaaaattttaaaattgtttaaaagttagtttgattttttgaaaGGGTAATTTAGGCATAGTGGCAAATTTAGTGTAGAAGGCATAATgggacaaattaaaaaaaaatgtccttttaaatcaaatttccttgaaaatatatgtaaaaattctgtaatttttttttaattcgtatatttttccaaaataaccTAAAAATACCATAAGAAAACTTGCTAGTGAGTTCAAATATTCCGTTAAATAAACGTTACAAAATGGGGTGTTCCTGgataatattttctttggtcAAATGCATTTCtattattactaatttatttggTAGGACCCAAAACCGATAGAGAGGTGCGCATACATGGGAAAATAAATGAGCATGTAATCTGTAATCGTGCCTTGATCTTAAATTATTTGTTGCTGGGAAAGAATCAAGAAATCACGAGATAAAACATGACAAAGCCGTTCTCGTCGTGAGAGtttaagacaaataaaaaaacgcGACAAAGacggaacaacaacaacaaaaaataagtatGTATAATCATGTTGTAttacaatataattaacatgTAAAATCAGAGACATAGACGTAACAACAACAGAATAGAATAAGCATAATCTTGTTTATGTTACAATCATTTAAATTCAGTGACAGAGACggaacaacaacaatgaaaaaagtGCGCTATAATCATGTTGTGTTGTGTTACAGTTAACATTCTTAAAATCAGTGACAGAGGCGGTAATATATACTCTCTCAAATCTTATTGGAGAGGATCTCGACAAGCTACTTTAGGAAAAGACAATATACTCATTTATGTTAATAGAGTTGTACATATCCTTGATTGATATGATCTGTAATTAGCTTCTTCTACAAGCTTGTATCTGTATATATCTATGCCTAAGAGGCTTATCAATATATAACACATTCAATCTCTTTctgttcatggtatcagagccggcaaaaaaaaaaaaaatgagtgaaCAAGTTGAGAATAGTGAAATTGTGAGGAATGAGTATGATGTCGCTAAAACCAACTCGACATATCAACTCTCTGCAACTGAAAATCCCGGTGGAATCATTGCTCAAGTGCAGTTCACTGGCGATAACTTTGACGAATGGGCGCAAGCAATCAGATCTGCTCTGCACGTGAAGAAGAAGTACGTCGATGGGACAGTGGTGAAACCGAAAGAGGAGGCACCAGAGTATGAGGACTGGATGTCTGTCAACTCCATCGTAGCGCTGTGGATCCTCAATACCATTGAGCCGAAGGTGAGAAGAACTCTTGGCAACAAAGATGATCCAAAGGAGTTATGGCAAGAAATCAAAGACCGTTTTCTGAAGGAAACGGACCCATAATTCAAGAGATCAAGGCTGAATTAGCCAACTGTCGTCAACATGGCATGAGTCTTATTGAGTACTTTGGGAAACTGCAGATGCTTTGGGAAGATCTGTCCAATTACGATCAGTCACCAACGTGTCAATGCAGCGGGTGTTTGTGTGATCTGCGTGGTCAATTGGAGAAGAAAAGGGAAGATGATAAGGTGCACCAGTTTCTTCTTGGACTCGACGATGCAGTTTTTGGTGGACTCCGCACAACAATAATCAGCAGTGAGCCATTGCCAAACTTGAATCAGGTGTATTCCAAAGTGAAATCCATGGAACGTGTTCGTACGGTGCTACGAAACCGTGAGGAGCAAGCAGGACAAGCAGATTTTGCAGTCCAAACCTCTCGAACCCCTGAAGCAATAGAAGACAAAAGTAAGCTTCTTTGCTCGCATTGCAAGCGTCGTGGGCATACCAAGGAGGCATGCTTCCAACTCGTTGGATACCCTCAGTGGTGGGGAGAGAGGAGGGAAATCTGCTCGTGGTCGTGGCCAAGGTGGAGTGGCACAGGCTAACGCAACATGTGTTATTGGACCTGAAGATCAAAGCAGTGAATCTTCTCGGAGTGGGTTTACTGGTCTCAACAACGATCAGTAGAAAACCTTAATGCAACTACTCGAAAAACAGAACAAGGCACCATCAAATCGATTAAGAGGTAAGCCTGATTCTCTTGATTGGGTTCTTGATACAGGAGCCTCTAATCATATGACAAGCAGTTCTGCTTTTCTCAATGATATAACCACAATTTTATCCTGTAAAATTGGTCTTCCTGATGGACATGAGACTGCAACAGATAAGAAAGGGACGGTTTGTTTTGATGATGGTTTTTCATTGCAAAATGTGttattggtttctcagttgcgGTGTAATCTCATTTCTGTGTCACAACTCGTAAAGGACTGCGATTGTGTGATGCAAGTTGCTAACATCGGGTGTGTGTTACATGACCGTACAACGAGGATGTTGATTGGCGCTGATGAATTACGGGAAGGTCTCTATTTCTTTCGACGGATAGGAGTTTTGAATGCCTTTCATATAAATAAAGACGAAGCTGAGCATACATGGCTTCAACGGCTAGACCATCCCTCTGATGGAGTCTTTGATTTGCTTCCTGTTGTTAGTAAACGTGTTTCTGATTTTTCATCTTGTGATGTATGTTTGCAAGCCAAACAAACCGGCGATTCGTTTCATTCCAGTAATAATAAAGCGTCGAAATTTTTTGAATTGCTTCACTTAGATGTCTGGGGACCATATCGCTCCTCCAGTACATGTAATTCTCATTACTTTTTCACCATCATTGATGACTTCTCAAGCTGTACTTGGGTGCATGTGATGCATGATAAAGCTCAAGTCAAGACCATTTTTCACAACTTTCTGAAAATGGTTTTACGGAAATTTGATCAGAAAGTTCAAACTGTTAGAAGTGACAATGGCACTGAGTTTCTTTTTGTATGCACGACATGTTTGCTGAACAAGGAATACTTCACTAAACGTCATGTGTTGCCACACCGCAGCAAAACGGTCGCGTTGAGCGGAAGCACCGTCATTTGCTAAATGTCGCGCGGGCATTGCTCTTTCAATCGAATTTACCGGTCAAATTCTAGGGAGAGAGTGTTCTCACAGCAGCTCATCTCATTAATCGAACACCATCTCCTTTGTTGCAAGGCAAAACACCTTATGAGCTTATGTATGGGACTCCTCCAGCGTACGAAAATCTCAAATTCTTTGGTTGTCTAGCGTATGGACACAATCAGCGACGTGGGGGTGACAAATTTTCTTCTCGAAGTAGGAAGTGTATCTTCGTTAGATACCCATTTGGTAAGAAAGGCTGGACCCTGTTCGACCTCCAAACCGAACAAATTTTCGTCTCTCGTGATGTTTTATTCATTGAAGATGTGTTACCTTCTTATTCCGACACACATGATGTGATAAcgaaaacacttttttttttattagaaatggTAGAAGAACCAATGTTCGTAATAAACAAAGGAATCTGTTCCCAACTTACAAGAGTCTAGAGTAAGAAACAACTCCAATAAGAAGAGCAAACACCGTTTACAGATATcggaaaaagagagagtgattACAAAAGATCTTATTCATAGATTATTCGCAATGGAGAAGACGACTGCAACGGCTTCTCCTTATAAAGCAGACTTTGGACTCTAGTGCTCCAGCTCGTATGTGAAAACTCATGTGCGACAGCTCACCAACAACCACGTCGACGTTCCGTTAGCCACAAAACAGTCCTTCCACCAGCTTTAAACATGTGTCTTCCTTTATTCAAATGAAAAAACTCTGATAACGGAAACCCTGTAACAGAGCTCCCCTGTTTGGAGAACCTTGTCCTCAAGATTCAAAGGAAGGGAAGCGACGCTGCAGGTCGAATAAGTATTCCCaagttgcttcttcttcaccctcATTAGTCCACTTAACCAATACCATTGTAGCCGCGTGACCTTGACGTTTAACCATCTTCCTCTCCAAAATGATCTCAGGTTCCTTGAGTAAAACGTCATTAACCAACATTGGTAACTCCGTAGAAATGTAAGTCGAACCCACCAGAACTTTGAGCTGTGAAACATGGAACACCGGATGAATCTGCGAACTCTCAGGAAGAGCCAACCTATATGCCACTGGACCACAGCAATCCACCACCTTATACGGACCATAATACTTCGGAGCGAGCTTTTCATTGCTACGACCCACCACTGATTGCTGGCGATATGGTTGGAGCTTGACGAACACATAGTCTCCAATGTCAAAGCTTCTCTCAATGCGGTGCTGGTTTGCAAATGCCTGCATCTTGTGCTGAGCTCTTAACAGGTGGAACTTCAAGATCAGAATCATACTCTCACGTTCCTGTAAACTCTTAGCCACCACTGCAACCTTAGACTCTCCCGGAAGGTACGACAGATGAACAGGAGGGGCTTGACCGTAAACAGCTTCAAAAGGGGTCGACTGAGTCGCGGAGTGGAATGTGGTGTTATACCAATACTCAGCCAAAGGAAGCCACTTACTCCATTCAAAAGGTCGATCACTGCACATACACCGAAGATAAGTTTCCAGGCAACGATTCACCACTTCAGTCTGACCGTCACTCTGTGGATGATAGGCACATGAAAAATTCAACTCCACCCCCTGCATCGCAAACAACTCCTTCCAAAACGTACTCAGAAATATCTTGTCTCTGTCACTCACAATGGACTTGGGACAACTGTGGAGTTTGAAAATGTTGTCCATGAATGTTTGAGCCACTGTTATCGCCGTATAAGGGTGTGACAGAGCTATAAAATGTGCTGCCTTGCTCAGCCTGTCGACTATAACCAGAATCACATCCTTTCCTGCTGACTTTGGTAAGCCGTCTATGAAATCCATGGAGAGGTCAGTCCATAATGTTTCAGGGATTGGTAATGGCTGCAATGGACCAGGACTCGCCACCGTTTCATACTTACAACGTTGACAGACATCACAAGCTCGAATGTATGCATGAATGTCTTTCAGCATTCCCTTCCAATAGAATAGCCCTTTGACTCGTTGGAGCGTTGCATCTCTACCCGAATGCCCACTGCTACCCGAACA from Camelina sativa cultivar DH55 chromosome 7, Cs, whole genome shotgun sequence includes the following:
- the LOC109125405 gene encoding uncharacterized protein LOC109125405; its protein translation is MSEQVENSEIVRNEYDVAKTNSTYQLSATENPGGIIAQVQFTGDNFDEWAQAIRSALHVKKKYVDGTVVKPKEEAPEYEDWMSVNSIVALWILNTIEPKMLWEDLSNYDQSPTCQCSGCLCDLRGQLEKKREDDKVHQFLLGLDDAVFGGLRTTIISSEPLPNLNQVYSKVKSMERVRTVLRNREEQAGQADFAVQTSRTPEAIEDKRASNHMTSSSAFLNDITTILSCKIGLPDGHETATDKKGTLRCNLISVSQLVKDCDCVMQVANIGCVLHDRTTRMLIGADELREGLYFFRRIGVLNAFHINKDEAEHTWLQRLDHPSDGVFDLLPVVSKRVSDFSSCDVCLQAKQTGDSFHSSNNKASKFFELLHLDVWGPYRSSSTCNSHYFFTIIDDFSSCTWVHVMHDKAQVKTIFHNFLKMVLRKFDQKVQTVRSDNGTEFLFVCTTCLLNKEYFTKRHVLPHRSKTVALSGSTVIC